CTGATTTTGCCTTTCTTGTACATAAAATGGTTAAGATGGAAAATATTCGCGTAATGTTTGCCTTGGCGCTCATGGGAAAGAAGGTTTACATTGTTGCCCGAAGCAGAATGCCGGAAGTCGATGTTGGAACCATACTTACCCCTTTTGGAGGAGGAGGGCATCCTTTTGCGGCTTCCGCTACAATCAGGGATAAAACCCTGGCGCAGACCGAACATGAATTAATTGAGAAGCTTTATAAAAACATTAAGCCCAAGAAATGGGCAAAGGATCTTATGTCTTCTCCTCCGATTATGATAAGATCTGATATTTCCTGTAAGGATGCCAACAATTTTCTGACACGTTATAATGTAAATGCGCTTTTAGTTACAGCCAAATCCGAAGATAAAGACGAAAAGGACAGACTTGTCGGTTTTATATCACGCCAGATAATTGAGAAAGCCCTTTATCATAAACTGGATTATGCTCAGGTAAAGGAATATATGACAACAGACCTGTCGTTTGTCGGATCTGATGCGGATCTTCCTGAAATTCAGAAAAAAATAATCGAAAACAAGCAACGCATTCTGCCTGTTGTGGATGATGATATTATCAAAGGTGTTATTACACGCACAGATTTATTAAACGCCCTTGTTCGGCAGACACAAGACTCAACCACACACTTATTAGACCAGCGAACCGAGAGGATTCACGCCAGGACAAGAAATGTTGTAAAATTTATGAATGAACGTATTCCTGAGCGTTTGATTAATATATTGAAAACATCAGGTAAAACAGCGAGTGAAATCGGTTATAGCGCTTACGTTGTAGGCGGATTTGTTCGCGATCTGTTTTTGTATAGAGCAAATGAGGACATGGATATCGTCATAGAGGGTGACGGCATAGCCTTTGCGAAAAAATATGCTGAAAAATTCAATGCGCGTATTCATACACATGAAAAATTCGGCACAGCGGTTATAATCCTTCCTGACGGTTTTAAAATTGATGTGGCTTCCGCCAGAATGGAATATTACAAGTTTCCTGCCGCGCTTCCTACAGTTGAAATGAGCTCAATAAAGTTAGATTTATTTCGAAGAGATTTTACTGTCAATACCCTGGCAATTCATATTAACCATAATGAATTCGGCATGCTGATAGATTTTTTCGGGGCGCTAAGGGATATAAAAAAGAAAAGTATCAGGGCATTGCATAATTTGAGCTTTGTTGAGGACCCGACCCGGGTCTTCCGCGCAATAAGATTTGAGCAGCGTTTTGGTTTCACAATAGGACAACTGACTTCAGGGCTAATTAACAATGCGATAAAAATGGATTTTTTCAAGCAGCTCAGCGGACGGAGGGTATTTAATGAGCTGCGTCAGATTCTTGAAGAAGAAAATCCGGTGCCCGCGGTTAAGAGACTTTATGATTACAATTTACTTAAGGTGATTCATCCTTCAATAAAGATTAATAACGAGCTTATTTCACTATTAAATTCCGTTAAAAAGGTATTGTCATGGCACGACTTGCTTTTTCTGGAAGAATTATATATGAAGTGGATCGTTTATTTTCTGGCGCTTGTCAGGCATTGTGACGATAAAACATCAGATGAAATCTGCACGCGGTTTGAACTTTCACCACAATACAAAACAATTATTTGCAAAGAACGTTTTCAGGCCGACAAATGTCTTCTTGCTCTGGAACGGACAGTATCAGTTAAAGACAGTTTTATTTACAAGCAGATTTACGGTTTTAAGACAGAGCTGATCTTATATATGATGGCTGTAACAAAGCAAAAAAGGATAAAAAAATCCATATCTCGATATTTTACAAAGTTAAGATATGTTACTACTTCTATCACAGGCAAGCGGTTAATAAAGATGGGTTTAAAGCCGGGACCTATATACAGGGAAATCCTGGAAGCTGTTTTATATGCAAAATTAGACGGCAAACTCGAAACAGCAAACGAGGAGCTTATATTCGCACGCAATTATGTTTCAAAATCTTGATTTAAACCAACTGATTATTAAGATAGCAACGCTGCTTTTCGCGGTGACCATACATGAAGTGGCGCACGGATATGCAGCATACAGGATGGGAGACAATACAGCCTTGTTAGCCGGAAGGCTGACCTTAAACCCGATAAAACATCTTGACCTTGTCGGTTCCTTTCTCATGCCGGCAATACTGGCGCTGTCTTCTTCACCATTTATATTCGGTTATGCAAAGCCGGTTCCGGTCAATTTTGCAAGGCTTCGTGATTATCGCAGGGGAACAATTTATGTCTCATCTGCCGGAGTATTGGCGAATTTGGCTTTAGCGATTATTTGCGGGGTCTTGTTCCGGATCCTGCTCAGCCTTGAGCTGTTTCAATATAATGATTTCTTCAGGCCTTTCATAATAGAGCTCTTTCTTCTGCTCGGCTACAGCGTGATGATCAATATTGTTCTGGCGATTTTTAACATGCTGCCGATTCCACCTCTGGACGGAAGCCGGGTGCTTGCCATGTTTCTGCCGATGGGTTTAAAGCGGCAGTTTGCGCGTCTTGAAAGTTTCGGCATTATAATAATAATGTTTTTGCTTATTTCAAATTCACTAAGCAGCTTATTTGCCTTTATCCCACAATTGATGAATTTATTGCTTGGAAGAGATGGGTTGCATCTGTTTCTGGTATTAATAGGAGCTTTTAAATGAAC
Above is a genomic segment from Anaerolineae bacterium containing:
- a CDS encoding site-2 protease family protein is translated as MFQNLDLNQLIIKIATLLFAVTIHEVAHGYAAYRMGDNTALLAGRLTLNPIKHLDLVGSFLMPAILALSSSPFIFGYAKPVPVNFARLRDYRRGTIYVSSAGVLANLALAIICGVLFRILLSLELFQYNDFFRPFIIELFLLLGYSVMINIVLAIFNMLPIPPLDGSRVLAMFLPMGLKRQFARLESFGIIIIMFLLISNSLSSLFAFIPQLMNLLLGRDGLHLFLVLIGAFK
- a CDS encoding CBS domain-containing protein, producing the protein MDDKKLTVITTHINADFDALASMLAAQKLYPGSIIVFPGSHEKNLRNFFINSMVYLFNMADIKDIDFSNIKKLVLVDTKQASRIGKFASILKQSDLEVHIYDHHPALANDIKGDYEVNRLTGATVSILTKIIKEKGIDLSPDEATILCLGIYEDTGSFTFSSTTETDFVAAAFLVSKGANLEIVSNLIYREISAEQVGLLNDMIQAAMHYNINGIEVVTTCVTTDDYLPDFAFLVHKMVKMENIRVMFALALMGKKVYIVARSRMPEVDVGTILTPFGGGGHPFAASATIRDKTLAQTEHELIEKLYKNIKPKKWAKDLMSSPPIMIRSDISCKDANNFLTRYNVNALLVTAKSEDKDEKDRLVGFISRQIIEKALYHKLDYAQVKEYMTTDLSFVGSDADLPEIQKKIIENKQRILPVVDDDIIKGVITRTDLLNALVRQTQDSTTHLLDQRTERIHARTRNVVKFMNERIPERLINILKTSGKTASEIGYSAYVVGGFVRDLFLYRANEDMDIVIEGDGIAFAKKYAEKFNARIHTHEKFGTAVIILPDGFKIDVASARMEYYKFPAALPTVEMSSIKLDLFRRDFTVNTLAIHINHNEFGMLIDFFGALRDIKKKSIRALHNLSFVEDPTRVFRAIRFEQRFGFTIGQLTSGLINNAIKMDFFKQLSGRRVFNELRQILEEENPVPAVKRLYDYNLLKVIHPSIKINNELISLLNSVKKVLSWHDLLFLEELYMKWIVYFLALVRHCDDKTSDEICTRFELSPQYKTIICKERFQADKCLLALERTVSVKDSFIYKQIYGFKTELILYMMAVTKQKRIKKSISRYFTKLRYVTTSITGKRLIKMGLKPGPIYREILEAVLYAKLDGKLETANEELIFARNYVSKS